In Mesorhizobium sp. INR15, a genomic segment contains:
- a CDS encoding PRC-barrel domain-containing protein has protein sequence MNFAKIAAPLALFCALGVSPAFAVCNISDAKLEEAVLKSPELRKPENRYLVRDLRKLRDAAFILWSYGLHDDCERVLANIRELIASPSMGQLGDNDEDEADQQLAASEPQSHEGGEIQGNRNAPDARPLIDIDDLGPGLRVDEIVGAEVRSSDDKIVGEVRNVVIGTKDRWDYAVVASAGFFIAGKDSIVVPLRYLQVNEARNSFYLRITSAQVKMVPLMPDQEYLWLADEKWRATNDAIFQSLNPDPARYGKGAKPKDSGVK, from the coding sequence ATGAATTTTGCAAAGATTGCAGCGCCCCTGGCGCTTTTCTGCGCGCTCGGCGTCAGCCCGGCGTTTGCCGTCTGCAACATTTCAGATGCCAAGCTCGAAGAGGCAGTGCTCAAGAGCCCCGAATTGCGCAAACCCGAGAACCGCTATCTCGTGCGCGACCTGCGCAAGTTGCGCGACGCGGCGTTCATCCTGTGGTCCTACGGCTTGCACGACGATTGCGAGCGGGTGCTGGCCAACATCCGTGAATTGATTGCGTCGCCCTCGATGGGCCAGCTCGGCGACAATGACGAGGACGAAGCCGACCAGCAGCTTGCCGCCAGCGAACCGCAGAGCCACGAAGGCGGTGAGATCCAGGGCAATCGCAACGCGCCGGACGCGCGCCCCCTCATTGACATCGACGATCTCGGCCCGGGCTTGCGCGTCGACGAGATCGTCGGTGCTGAGGTTCGCAGCTCGGACGACAAGATCGTCGGCGAGGTCCGCAATGTCGTGATAGGCACCAAGGACCGCTGGGACTACGCTGTGGTCGCATCCGCCGGTTTCTTCATCGCGGGCAAGGACAGCATCGTGGTTCCGCTGCGCTACCTACAGGTGAACGAGGCCCGCAACAGCTTCTATCTTCGAATTACCAGCGCGCAGGTCAAGATGGTGCCGCTGATGCCCGACCAGGAATATCTGTGGCTGGCGGACGAAAAGTGGCGCGCCACCAACGACGCGATCTTCCAGAGCCTGAACCCGGATCCTGCCCGCTATGGCAAGGGTGCCAAGCCGAAGGATTCCGGCGTGAAGTGA
- a CDS encoding IS110 family transposase, with translation MDGNDKAAHSITGGVDTHKDLHVAAVVDDCDRVLDTRSFATTRHGYRQMLAWMRSFGELQRIGIESTGSYGAGLLRYMQTAGIEVLEVTAPDRQDRRKRGKNDDLDAQSAAHAAFAGQRTVTPRSRDGMVESLRVLKACRKTAVNARRIALQMIQNTIIAAPDALRDQLRGMTRMQLIRTLAAWRPDLTAYRDIEAAYRICLKSLARRYLELHDETADLDMMIEAIVNDLAPELIAQNSIGHNSAAQLLLTAGDNPERLKSEASFAALCGVSPVPASSGKTVRHRLNRGGDRAANSALHIIAIGRLRTDERTKAYVSRRVAEGHSKLEAIRMVKRYVAREVFGIIMRRQKDINRTRIAA, from the coding sequence ATGGACGGAAACGACAAGGCGGCGCATAGCATCACGGGCGGCGTCGACACCCACAAGGACCTGCATGTTGCGGCGGTCGTTGACGACTGCGACCGGGTTCTCGATACCCGCAGCTTCGCGACCACCCGGCACGGTTATCGTCAGATGTTGGCATGGATGCGCTCGTTCGGTGAGCTTCAGCGTATCGGCATCGAGTCGACGGGCAGTTATGGCGCGGGCCTTCTGCGCTACATGCAAACCGCCGGGATAGAGGTCCTGGAGGTCACGGCACCTGACCGTCAAGATCGTCGCAAACGCGGAAAGAATGACGATCTGGATGCCCAAAGCGCCGCCCATGCTGCCTTTGCGGGGCAGCGGACCGTTACCCCGCGAAGCCGGGATGGAATGGTGGAATCTCTCAGAGTTCTAAAGGCTTGCCGGAAAACAGCGGTGAATGCCCGGCGGATCGCCCTGCAGATGATCCAGAACACGATCATCGCCGCGCCGGACGCGCTGCGCGACCAACTCCGGGGAATGACGCGGATGCAACTGATCCGCACCCTCGCCGCCTGGCGCCCGGATCTGACGGCTTATCGCGACATCGAGGCCGCGTATCGCATCTGCCTCAAATCGCTCGCGCGGCGCTACCTTGAGCTGCACGATGAAACCGCTGATCTCGACATGATGATCGAAGCGATCGTAAATGATCTCGCCCCGGAACTGATCGCGCAGAACTCCATCGGCCACAACAGTGCCGCCCAGCTGCTGCTGACGGCTGGCGATAATCCCGAGCGGCTCAAGTCCGAAGCCAGCTTCGCGGCACTCTGCGGCGTTAGCCCCGTCCCGGCATCATCGGGAAAGACGGTGCGACACCGTCTCAACCGTGGCGGAGATCGCGCCGCCAACAGCGCGCTGCACATCATCGCGATCGGCCGCCTCAGGACCGACGAAAGGACAAAAGCCTACGTCTCGCGCCGCGTCGCCGAAGGTCATTCGAAACTGGAAGCCATCCGCATGGTAAAACGCTACGTCGCACGAGAAGTCTTCGGCATAATTATGCGGCGCCAGAAAGACATTAACCGAACGCGCATCGCCGCTTGA
- a CDS encoding type III polyketide synthase, whose product MPQAYANRISTSVPIHDVHRFFIDFAASQLTEEPRRQAIFGRMADRGGIEHRFSCFAPSESPQGASVDHDGIFLRDAFPGTAKRMDMFADAAPVLASKAVEKVLAGEDRDRITHLIVTTCTGFSAPGLDLEIMARCGLPTGVERTIIGFMGCYAAINALKLARHVVRSEPHARVLVVNVELCTLHLRQTTEMEKLLSFCLWGDGSAAALVTADPFGLRLERFQAVVAAGTADLMTWKVRDDGFDMVLSGQVPGAIHTALQENIGTILGSKSVPEIDLWAVHPGGRSVLDAVERSLDLDKDALNTARGILRENGNMSSATVMFVLERMLREEASGKLGCGMAFGPGLTAETMMFQTCGNA is encoded by the coding sequence ATGCCCCAAGCCTATGCCAACAGAATCTCGACGTCGGTTCCAATCCATGACGTCCACAGGTTCTTCATCGACTTTGCTGCATCGCAGCTGACCGAGGAACCCCGGCGACAGGCGATCTTCGGTCGAATGGCTGATCGAGGAGGTATAGAGCATCGCTTTTCATGCTTTGCGCCATCGGAGAGCCCCCAAGGAGCAAGCGTCGACCACGATGGCATCTTCCTGAGAGACGCCTTTCCGGGAACGGCAAAACGCATGGATATGTTTGCCGATGCAGCGCCGGTGCTTGCGTCCAAAGCCGTTGAGAAGGTTCTGGCCGGGGAAGATCGCGATCGGATCACTCACCTAATCGTCACCACCTGCACCGGGTTTTCCGCACCAGGTCTAGATCTAGAGATCATGGCGCGATGCGGCCTGCCGACTGGCGTTGAGCGCACGATCATCGGCTTCATGGGCTGTTATGCGGCCATCAATGCCCTTAAACTGGCGCGTCATGTCGTTCGATCGGAGCCCCACGCGCGGGTCCTGGTCGTCAATGTTGAACTCTGCACCCTGCATTTGAGGCAGACGACCGAGATGGAGAAATTGCTCTCGTTTTGCCTGTGGGGCGATGGGTCGGCAGCGGCTCTGGTCACGGCCGACCCGTTTGGACTTCGACTCGAGCGCTTCCAAGCTGTAGTTGCCGCTGGAACGGCCGATCTGATGACTTGGAAGGTGCGGGACGACGGCTTCGACATGGTGCTATCGGGCCAAGTGCCGGGTGCTATTCACACTGCCCTTCAGGAAAATATTGGTACTATACTTGGGAGCAAAAGCGTTCCAGAAATCGATCTCTGGGCTGTGCACCCGGGCGGCAGATCAGTGCTTGATGCTGTAGAAAGATCGCTCGACCTCGACAAGGATGCGCTCAACACGGCGCGGGGCATTCTGCGCGAAAACGGCAACATGTCCTCTGCAACTGTCATGTTCGTGCTTGAGCGGATGCTTCGAGAGGAAGCGAGCGGCAAGCTTGGCTGCGGCATGGCCTTCGGCCCAGGACTGACCGCCGAAACTATGATGTTTCAGACATGCGGGAACGCCTAG
- a CDS encoding transposase produces MKSRGPYRRHSTQFKLQLCQDIRGGVIGRRDAQRMYSVSANLIQLWLTQFDRGELNDEEAEASVIAEYEARIAALERKVGQLTMELDLAKKRMARPACKRLFDGISVCANVSGLGAMIVPDQDGAYARTDPHKHVGV; encoded by the coding sequence ATGAAGTCACGAGGTCCATATCGTCGGCACTCGACGCAATTCAAACTGCAGCTCTGCCAGGACATCCGTGGTGGCGTCATCGGGCGCCGCGATGCCCAGCGCATGTATAGCGTTTCGGCGAACCTCATCCAGCTGTGGTTGACCCAGTTCGACCGAGGTGAACTGAATGACGAGGAGGCTGAGGCCAGCGTCATTGCTGAATACGAGGCGCGCATCGCAGCTCTCGAACGCAAGGTCGGCCAACTCACCATGGAACTGGACCTTGCCAAAAAACGTATGGCTCGCCCCGCCTGCAAGCGACTTTTTGACGGCATCTCAGTCTGCGCCAACGTATCCGGTCTCGGGGCGATGATCGTCCCCGACCAAGATGGAGCTTACGCGCGTACCGATCCTCATAAACACGTCGGCGTCTAG
- a CDS encoding NAD(P)/FAD-dependent oxidoreductase — MKFDAIILGAGPSGAAAALALAKQGRSVAIVERSEFPRRKVCGEFISAVNLQILDSLGVGSEFRALGGPEVRRIALFASGPSIEAPMPRAHGEAFGRALGRDVLDCLLRDAARRAGVTVFQPWRAVEIAGHGDRSRVTIETRRSQETLIAPVIIAAHGSWEPGKLVSNLEKRHDRSDFLGFKAHFSNASLPADLMPLLVFPGGYGGMVWSDGGRLSLSCCMRRDALDTVRRSYPGLPAAAAVHAHILASCPAAADAIGGASLHGEWLAAGPIRPGIRERYKEDVFRVGNLAGESHPIIAEGISMALQSGWMLAQQLSRSTSWGPPERAATARKYSAAWQKQFSTRIHVASFLARLAIFPKTASAMGAFVRVFPASLSIGAALSGKTRPLLSQSS, encoded by the coding sequence ATGAAGTTCGATGCCATCATTCTTGGCGCGGGACCCTCAGGCGCTGCCGCTGCGCTGGCGCTGGCAAAACAAGGGCGCTCTGTCGCAATCGTCGAACGCAGCGAGTTCCCTCGCCGGAAGGTTTGCGGCGAATTCATTTCGGCAGTGAACCTGCAGATTCTCGACTCTCTGGGAGTCGGATCCGAATTTCGCGCCCTTGGAGGCCCGGAAGTCAGACGGATCGCCCTTTTCGCATCAGGCCCCAGCATTGAAGCGCCAATGCCGCGCGCGCACGGAGAGGCTTTCGGTCGTGCCCTAGGGCGCGATGTACTTGACTGCTTGCTGCGCGATGCCGCCCGCCGCGCGGGCGTAACCGTGTTCCAGCCTTGGCGTGCCGTCGAGATTGCTGGTCATGGCGATCGATCCCGGGTGACAATCGAAACGCGTCGGTCCCAAGAAACTCTGATCGCACCCGTCATCATAGCCGCTCACGGATCCTGGGAACCCGGCAAACTTGTCAGCAATCTTGAGAAGCGTCACGACCGATCGGATTTCCTCGGCTTCAAGGCACATTTTAGCAACGCGTCGCTCCCGGCGGACCTTATGCCCCTGTTGGTGTTCCCAGGCGGCTATGGCGGCATGGTTTGGTCGGACGGCGGTCGGCTATCGCTTTCCTGCTGCATGCGCCGCGATGCCTTGGACACCGTTCGTAGGTCGTATCCCGGGCTTCCCGCAGCCGCTGCGGTTCATGCACATATCCTTGCGTCCTGTCCGGCGGCGGCCGATGCGATTGGTGGTGCATCCTTGCATGGCGAATGGCTGGCTGCCGGCCCGATCAGGCCGGGCATTCGAGAGCGCTACAAGGAGGACGTCTTTCGCGTCGGCAATCTCGCCGGCGAGTCCCATCCTATCATTGCGGAGGGCATATCGATGGCGCTGCAATCCGGCTGGATGCTGGCGCAACAGCTTTCAAGATCAACCAGTTGGGGACCGCCGGAACGAGCCGCAACCGCACGAAAATATTCTGCTGCCTGGCAAAAACAATTCTCGACAAGAATCCACGTCGCATCATTTTTGGCGCGTCTCGCGATTTTTCCAAAAACGGCATCGGCAATGGGAGCCTTCGTAAGGGTTTTTCCCGCAAGCCTGTCGATAGGCGCTGCGCTGAGTGGAAAGACTCGCCCGCTCTTGAGTCAAAGTTCATGA
- a CDS encoding cyclopropane-fatty-acyl-phospholipid synthase family protein — MSDKAADRAARIVRTVIETLKPGFAVRLWTGERIGPTAGPVLTINDQDIVWQVLRRPSLSTLIEMWISKTIDIEDGTIFDFYALPSQGKLRTKLKSLPKLAILRDLPAVLLSRKQMSARTDLSGRNSFVSGSSQEAIQHHYDISNAFYQLFLDERMVYSCGYFTDFANGIDQAQADKLDHICRKLRLKPGETLLDIGCGWGAMLIHAAKNYGVVGHGVSLSDAQTKLARERIHAEGLEDRITIEIKSYAELSGSFDKISSIGMFEHLGLANHDAYFATVHRLLKQGGIYLHHAITRRSKGDMKKTLRKGPEFKALIKYIFPGGELDTIGMTLGNLEAHGFLVYDAENLREHYARTCRLWAERLNSRFDEAIAEVGEAKARLWLLYLAGCSITFERASAQIFQTIATKRARGSSGLPPTRADIYR, encoded by the coding sequence ATGTCAGACAAGGCAGCCGACCGCGCCGCACGGATCGTTCGCACGGTCATCGAGACCCTCAAGCCAGGGTTCGCGGTCCGGCTTTGGACCGGCGAGCGGATTGGTCCTACGGCCGGCCCGGTGCTCACCATCAACGATCAGGACATCGTATGGCAGGTGTTGAGGCGGCCCTCCTTGTCGACGCTGATCGAAATGTGGATTTCCAAGACGATAGACATCGAAGACGGGACTATTTTCGACTTCTATGCACTGCCGTCGCAAGGCAAGCTTCGGACCAAACTGAAGTCCTTGCCGAAGCTGGCCATCCTGCGTGACCTGCCTGCCGTGCTTTTATCCCGCAAGCAGATGTCGGCACGAACCGACCTTTCCGGGCGCAACTCGTTCGTCAGCGGTTCAAGCCAGGAGGCGATCCAGCACCATTATGACATTTCAAACGCCTTCTATCAGCTCTTCCTCGACGAACGGATGGTTTACAGCTGCGGCTACTTCACGGATTTCGCCAATGGGATCGATCAGGCGCAAGCCGACAAGCTTGACCATATCTGCCGCAAGCTCCGGCTAAAGCCCGGTGAAACGCTTCTGGACATCGGATGCGGATGGGGAGCAATGCTCATCCACGCCGCGAAAAACTACGGCGTTGTCGGCCACGGCGTCTCGCTATCGGATGCCCAGACCAAACTTGCACGGGAACGCATCCACGCCGAAGGACTTGAGGACCGCATCACCATCGAGATCAAATCCTATGCTGAACTCTCGGGTTCATTCGACAAGATATCGTCGATCGGCATGTTCGAGCATCTCGGCCTGGCAAATCACGACGCCTACTTCGCAACCGTCCATCGCCTCCTCAAGCAAGGCGGCATCTATCTGCATCACGCCATCACCAGACGAAGCAAGGGCGACATGAAGAAGACCTTGCGCAAAGGTCCTGAATTCAAGGCGCTGATCAAATATATCTTTCCCGGTGGCGAGCTCGACACAATCGGCATGACGCTCGGCAATCTCGAAGCACATGGCTTTCTCGTCTACGACGCCGAGAATTTGCGCGAGCATTATGCACGGACCTGCCGGCTCTGGGCAGAGCGCCTAAATTCGCGGTTCGACGAGGCGATTGCCGAGGTTGGAGAAGCGAAGGCACGGCTCTGGCTACTCTATCTAGCCGGCTGCTCAATCACTTTCGAACGGGCCTCGGCTCAGATCTTTCAGACGATCGCGACCAAGCGGGCGCGAGGTTCCAGCGGATTGCCGCCGACACGTGCTGATATCTATCGCTAG
- a CDS encoding class I SAM-dependent methyltransferase: MAQRLDARTIVAELLDELPIDDARAMASRRDLLWINALMLQTRIMASMLRRHVLSPPARILELGCGDGSLMLAVARRMGSNWRGVELVMLDQADLVTKSMCESYASYGWRARPVTADIFEWLEQSENEQFDLVCANLILHHFSDDALGGLFATLQKRTNVFVATEPRRNALALAGCSMLRLIGVNDVTMHDAAASVRAGFDGKHLTNLWSDAAAMKFEERFIWPFTHAFAAERIQ; this comes from the coding sequence GTGGCCCAACGTCTCGACGCACGCACGATCGTTGCGGAACTGCTCGACGAATTGCCCATCGACGATGCGAGAGCAATGGCGTCGCGGCGGGACCTGCTGTGGATCAACGCGTTGATGTTGCAGACAAGGATCATGGCCTCAATGCTGCGCCGACACGTCCTCAGCCCGCCTGCAAGGATCCTTGAGCTTGGCTGCGGAGATGGCTCCTTGATGCTGGCGGTGGCGCGGCGGATGGGAAGCAATTGGCGCGGTGTCGAGCTGGTGATGCTGGATCAAGCGGACCTGGTGACCAAGTCCATGTGCGAGTCGTATGCTTCGTATGGCTGGCGCGCGCGACCGGTCACCGCGGATATCTTCGAATGGCTCGAACAGTCCGAAAACGAACAATTCGATCTGGTTTGTGCCAATCTCATACTCCACCACTTCAGCGACGATGCGCTTGGCGGCCTCTTTGCCACCTTGCAGAAGCGGACGAATGTTTTCGTTGCCACCGAGCCCAGGCGCAATGCACTGGCGCTTGCCGGCTGTTCGATGCTGAGGCTGATTGGCGTTAACGATGTCACGATGCATGACGCGGCGGCCAGCGTGCGTGCGGGCTTTGACGGCAAGCACCTGACGAATTTGTGGTCAGACGCCGCGGCGATGAAATTCGAGGAACGCTTTATTTGGCCGTTTACCCACGCTTTTGCTGCGGAACGGATCCAATGA
- a CDS encoding ISL3 family transposase, translated as MGQTLRPSTLVPRGFVVDDAASGADATLITVRPLSIASACPGCGTRSVRIHSRYPRRLADLPMAGKPVLLVVMVRRFHCDAVLCGRRIFAERFDGDVLAPWARRTARLDDIVHHLGLVLGGRPAASFAQRLMLPVSNDTLLRVVRRRGSPRFVPPTIIGIDDWAWRRNQRYGTIICDLERRKTIALLPDREPATAQAWLSDQPQISIVARDRGGGYAMAAAKALPKATQVADRWHLMENASRAFVDAVRKSMRQIRTAIGATTINLDLLTAAERIQYEGYLHREDTNAAILGLAKAGVTIKEIVRRTGYSRGLVRRVLRGQRSDVFRVRESSLELYLPWLDAQWSAGQRNGAELWRRLAVQGFRGSLRVVTEWTTRRRKAEKVDGAALSRAPSARTVARLMTIGRDNLSKSETVIVAAIEGGVPQLVDAREIIAAFQAMIRKKSLVDLEPWLEQARSGLVAPFANGVVKDRAAVSAAITSPWSNGQTEGQITKLKLVKRQMYGRGKLDLLQARVIGAA; from the coding sequence ATGGGCCAGACCCTCCGACCATCGACCCTCGTCCCTCGCGGCTTTGTGGTCGATGATGCCGCCAGTGGCGCCGACGCGACGCTAATCACGGTCCGTCCTTTAAGCATCGCGAGCGCCTGTCCGGGCTGTGGAACGAGATCAGTGCGGATCCACAGCCGGTATCCGCGGCGTTTGGCGGATCTGCCCATGGCGGGCAAGCCTGTTCTGCTGGTCGTAATGGTACGCCGGTTCCACTGCGACGCGGTGCTTTGCGGTCGGCGAATCTTTGCCGAGCGCTTTGACGGGGACGTCCTCGCGCCATGGGCCCGACGAACCGCTCGCCTCGATGATATCGTCCACCATCTTGGGCTTGTTCTCGGCGGGCGTCCGGCAGCGAGCTTCGCCCAGAGGCTGATGCTGCCGGTGAGCAACGACACCCTGCTGCGTGTCGTGCGGCGGCGCGGCAGCCCGCGTTTTGTTCCGCCGACCATCATCGGGATCGACGACTGGGCTTGGCGACGCAACCAACGCTATGGGACCATCATCTGCGACCTGGAGCGACGCAAGACCATCGCATTGCTGCCTGACCGGGAGCCAGCGACGGCCCAGGCCTGGCTCTCCGATCAGCCTCAGATCAGCATTGTCGCGCGCGACCGCGGCGGCGGCTACGCGATGGCTGCAGCCAAGGCGCTGCCGAAGGCGACCCAGGTGGCCGACCGTTGGCACTTGATGGAGAACGCCAGCCGCGCCTTCGTCGACGCCGTGCGCAAATCCATGCGCCAGATTCGGACCGCGATCGGCGCCACCACGATCAATCTCGACCTGCTCACCGCCGCCGAGCGCATCCAATATGAGGGATATCTTCACCGCGAAGACACTAACGCCGCCATTCTCGGCCTGGCCAAGGCCGGAGTGACGATCAAGGAGATCGTTCGCCGGACCGGGTACAGCCGAGGTCTGGTTCGTCGCGTGCTGCGTGGTCAACGCTCGGATGTCTTCCGCGTCCGCGAGAGCTCGCTCGAACTGTACCTGCCATGGCTTGACGCCCAGTGGTCGGCCGGACAGCGGAACGGTGCCGAGCTGTGGCGACGGCTCGCGGTCCAAGGGTTCCGCGGCAGCCTTCGGGTTGTCACCGAGTGGACCACGCGCCGTCGGAAGGCGGAAAAGGTCGATGGCGCCGCCTTGAGCCGGGCGCCCTCGGCGCGGACCGTTGCGCGGCTTATGACCATCGGTCGCGATAACCTCTCCAAGTCCGAAACCGTCATTGTCGCGGCGATCGAGGGCGGCGTGCCCCAGCTGGTAGACGCCAGGGAAATCATCGCCGCCTTCCAGGCCATGATCCGCAAGAAGTCTCTCGTTGATCTTGAGCCATGGCTGGAGCAAGCTCGATCCGGCCTAGTCGCCCCCTTCGCCAACGGCGTCGTCAAGGACCGAGCGGCCGTGAGCGCGGCGATTACATCTCCCTGGTCCAATGGCCAAACCGAGGGGCAGATTACCAAACTCAAACTCGTGAAACGCCAAATGTACGGCCGAGGAAAGCTCGACCTACTCCAGGCCCGGGTCATTGGCGCTGCGTAG
- a CDS encoding integrase core domain-containing protein, protein MRRPVESAQYASETYRRALDVAGLRGSMSAIGNPYHNAQAESFMKTLKVEDVYVAGYDSFADVAERLPRFIEEVYNSKRLHSALGYRTPEEFEIQLAQKAA, encoded by the coding sequence TTGCGACGACCGGTTGAATCCGCCCAATACGCGTCCGAGACCTATCGGAGAGCGCTGGATGTGGCAGGCCTGCGCGGCTCCATGAGCGCGATCGGCAACCCCTACCACAATGCGCAGGCCGAGAGCTTCATGAAGACCTTGAAGGTCGAGGACGTCTATGTGGCTGGCTACGACAGCTTTGCCGATGTGGCCGAACGATTGCCGAGGTTCATCGAAGAGGTCTACAACTCAAAGAGGCTGCACTCAGCCCTTGGCTATCGAACACCAGAGGAATTCGAAATCCAACTCGCCCAGAAGGCGGCTTAG
- a CDS encoding IS3 family transposase: protein MRRGCEVIDLPRSTFYYRATTKTTKLSDAEFVTLIEDIKDELPCGYRRVTHELRRRGHLVNHKRVARVMRAAGLGIKPRRRYVRTTDSSHNSPIYPNLYRNVIPDRLDMVWVADFTYIRIANGFCYLAVILDACSPKVVGYALSRRLDTPLALAALRSALASRRPLSGFIHHTDRGAKADSTGRRNTFDHILFE, encoded by the coding sequence ATCAGACGGGGATGTGAAGTGATCGATCTGCCGAGAAGCACCTTCTACTATCGCGCCACAACCAAAACGACCAAACTCTCGGACGCGGAATTTGTCACCCTCATCGAGGATATTAAGGACGAACTGCCCTGCGGCTATCGGCGCGTGACCCACGAGTTGCGCAGGCGCGGACATCTCGTCAACCACAAGCGCGTAGCTAGGGTGATGAGGGCGGCAGGCTTGGGAATCAAGCCGCGGAGGCGTTACGTGCGCACGACCGACAGCAGCCACAATTCCCCGATCTACCCGAACCTCTACCGCAACGTGATCCCGGATCGGCTTGACATGGTTTGGGTTGCTGATTTCACATACATCCGAATTGCCAACGGCTTCTGCTATCTTGCCGTCATTCTCGATGCGTGCAGCCCCAAGGTTGTCGGCTACGCCTTGTCTCGACGACTCGACACGCCTTTGGCGCTCGCAGCTTTGCGCTCCGCTCTGGCAAGCAGGAGGCCGTTGTCAGGCTTCATCCATCACACCGACCGTGGTGCCAAGGCGGATTCAACCGGTCGTCGCAACACTTTCGATCATATCCTGTTTGAGTAG
- the tnpB gene encoding IS66 family insertion sequence element accessory protein TnpB (TnpB, as the term is used for proteins encoded by IS66 family insertion elements, is considered an accessory protein, since TnpC, encoded by a neighboring gene, is a DDE family transposase.) translates to MVATKPVDFRKGAEGLAALVRETMGADPFSGAVYVFRAKRADRVKLVYFDSTGVCLLAKRLEDGKFCWPAITDGVVRLSAAQLQALLEGLDWRRVHDARETRAPVAAS, encoded by the coding sequence ATGGTCGCGACGAAGCCGGTGGACTTCCGCAAGGGGGCCGAAGGCCTGGCGGCGCTGGTGCGCGAGACGATGGGCGCCGATCCGTTCTCTGGCGCGGTCTACGTCTTCAGGGCCAAGCGCGCCGACCGGGTCAAGCTGGTGTACTTCGACAGCACCGGCGTGTGCCTGCTGGCGAAGCGTCTGGAGGACGGGAAGTTCTGCTGGCCTGCCATCACCGATGGCGTGGTGAGGTTGTCGGCGGCGCAATTGCAGGCGCTCCTGGAAGGGTTGGACTGGCGGCGCGTGCATGACGCCCGCGAGACGCGCGCGCCGGTCGCGGCAAGTTAA